The Microtus ochrogaster isolate Prairie Vole_2 unplaced genomic scaffold, MicOch1.0 UNK16, whole genome shotgun sequence genome segment ACCTCAAACTttcaatccttctgtctccacctactGAGTGTTTGGACTGTAAGTGTGCACACCATGCCCAGATtcagaattcaaggtcaaccagTGCTACATAGTAAATAAGAGAGTCAGCCTGTGTTACATGaaaccatgccccccccccaagaaaaaagaagaaggaaaagaaaaacaaacatttattgactgTATGTACTAACCGTGAGGTCAGTTAACAGGAGAGATGTAGTATCTGCTCCtaggagtttatttatttatcatgtgtttaAGAGAAATGGAAGTGTGCCTGTCTGGGAACACGGGTGCCACACTGAGCATGTGTCTCGGTCCTCagctttctgccttgtttgagacatagtctctgcCACTGTGCAAGCCAAGTTAGCTGGCTCACAAGCTTCTAGAGATCCCATCACCTCCAGCTCCCACTTTCTATAGGCACAGTGACCTACATTGCGGTTTCTACAgagattctggggatccaaactcaagccTTCAAGACGGCACAAGCACTGGCCTCTCCCCAGCCTAGATATGCAGCATAGAGTTCTAGAAACACTTTCTACCTGTGCTgagaagccacagaagaagccAAACCAGAAGTGGACCATGGTGAATGCAAAATTCTTGTAGAAGAAATAGCAGAGGAATTTGCACATGCGCAGGTAGGACCAGCGCCCATGCACCAGCAGGAGGCGCTGCAGGAACTTGAACTGGGAAAAGGAATAATCTGAAGCCAGGACGGCCTGGATCCCTTCCTGCCCACTGATGCCCACACCGATGTGAGCAGCTGCAGAGACAAAGATGACATGAAGAATGACCATAAACTTCAGATTCCACTAGTTACAGACCCCACCCCTCAGTCTTCCCTCCTAGCTatagccctgcccctcactgcccCCAACTCTTTCTAAGGACACTGCAGCCCTCCTACCCAGCCCGCGCACCGCACAGCCCACACTCACTCTTAATCATGCTGACATCATTGGCCCCGTCCCCAATGGCAAGTGTCACAGCCTTCTTGTACTTCTTAACCAGCTCCACCACCTGTGCCTTCTGCAAGGGTGTCACCCGGCAGCAGATGACTGCTTTGCAGGCACATGCTGTCTCCAGAAATTCTAGCTCCATGTCAGCCTCCAAGGCATGGGCCTGAAACACGGGGACACCTCAGCTCTTCTGGTCACTGATgatgccacccccacccctcaagTCAAGGGAAGCTGTGAGCAAGATAAGACTGCAAGACCATACTGAGGGAGGGCACAGCCAGTGTTGTCCTCTCTGAAGAGGGAACAGAGGAGTTGTGGGAAGCACTCAACAAGGTCTGAGCATTCTCCTGCTGACAGCCTGCTCCAAGCGAGAGATGGAAGTCTCACCAGGCTGTGCCCATTGATGACCAGGGCATACTCCCCAGCAACAGCCTCCAGGACAGAAGTGAGCTTTGAAGAAGAGAGTTTCCCCTGGTAGGTGTAGCCATTGCCCACAGTGTGGGATGAGTCCACCATCTTCTCCCGGGCTTTCCTGTGAAGGCAGGGATGAAACTGTGGGGGGCTCCAGGACAGTGGCAGAAAGGAAACTATAAGCCTGCCAGTCCCTGGGCACGTTCAGGGCATCTGTGTCAGCCCCTTGTTTACCTGAGCTCCTCTCGCACCTCCAAAACAGTGTGGCCCGTGACTATGAACACCTCTGTCATGTCATCAGTCAGCATCTTACACGAGTAGCCAATGTTCACAGCTGTCTCTGCCGAGAGAAAACAAAGGTGCGTGGTCAGGTGACTACCAGGGACCGCATGCTTTCCCACCTGGGGGTCCAGCTCCACACAAGGGCACGACAGCACCACTGTGCCCATCTGCTACCAATTCTCACCTTGCTTATCTCCAGTGAGCACCCAAATCTTAATGTTGGCCAGAGTCAGGAGGGCAATCGTCTCTGGAACTCCCTGCTGAAGCTTGTCTTCAATGGCCGTGGCACCCAGCAGCTGGAAATACCATAAGGGCTCCTGAGGAGAGCTGTGCTCCACACCGTCCCGCCTCACCCTGCCTGTCCTGTTCATACCATCAGGTCACTCTCAACCTCTTCGTAGACACTGGCCAGCCTGTCCTCTCGGCTGtcgtgggccaggctggcctggaggcGTCTCCTGGCCCACCCCTCATAGTATTTTTCATCCAGGTCTTTGTAGGCCAGCAGCAGCGTCCTCAGTCCGTCCCCTGCATATTCCTAGACCAAGAGGTGGGGGAGTCAGatgaaaggaattctagaaaacacagcaaaagaCCTGCAACTCAAACCACAACAGACAGCTGAGATATCTTCAGTCGGATTTTAGACAATGTTTAACATGACTTtgttatttgtgtgcatgtgtagaggtcaagGAAGGAAGCCATCTCCtcccaccatatgggttctgggaccaGACTTGTGTCTAGGGTTGGCCACAAATGCCTCAATCTCATGAGCCATTTTAATGATCTTCCTGGttggtttgttgagacaaagtctcatgtaagccaggctagccccaaactcctCATCCTGATTCTATGTGCCAAATACTGGAATCATAGGCATGATGCCAGTCCTGGAGGCCTGGCTGatattctaggatagccaggactgttacacagagaaactcaaaacaaacaaaaaaaaggaagagaaggagaaagaagggaaggaggaggaaaaggaaaagagagagagaaagaaagaaagaaagaaaggaaggaaggaaagaaagaaggaaggaagggaaggaagtaaggaaggacaGACGGACGAACACtgtgggctgctgagatggctcagcaaataaggGTGCTTGCTATAAGCTTGAAGATATGAGCTTAATCCCCAGAGTCCACACGGTAGAAAGAACCAATTCCTTccagttgttctttgacctccacatgtacactgtgACATGAGCACATATATCAACtacaaaatatacacattttatataaatacaaaatatatacgTGCACTAaacacgtgtatgtatgtatacacacacacatttttattttaaaaaggacaacATGGGGTTGGATAGATAgttaagcagttaagagcacttgttgctctttcaaaggacttgggttcaatttccagcccccacatggcagcctacaactgtctgtaactccaattctgggggatccaacaccctcacacagatagaaatacacacatacacacaaaaaaaaaaaaccaccacagcatataaaataaaaataaataaatcattttaaataaataaggagaGCATGCCCTGgccacctcccagtgctgagaactgagaaaGCGCAGGCCGTCACCTACATTCAGGTGGTCAGTGGTGCTGCTGAGCAGCTCCTGCGAGCAGGGGCGGAGTCTGTCTAGCAGGATTGTGTCAGCCCCTTTGCAGTAGAGTCGGATCTTGCCCTCTGGATTCCGCACTGTGAAACACAAGGGAGAAGAGTGCCAAAAATTCAGACAAAATCCAAACTAAATGTATCATCATGAGCCCTCCAGCGTCTTCCCCACCCAGGCCTGCCTGCTTCCCCAAGTCTCCTCAGTTCCCTAGAACTGGCCTCACCTATGACTGACATCCGCTTGCGAATGTTGTTGAAGTCCAGTATGGCCAGCAGTTGGTAGGTGATGGCTGTACCGAGCTCATGGACAGTGATTGTTTTAGGGGTACGGGAACGGAACACAAAACCAAAGTTCCTGGCTGCGGTGACCAGAGCCCCCTCATCCGGGGACTGAGCTTTGTAGTACAGCTCTCCTGGTGGGGAAAAGGAGCATGTGCAGAAAGTGGCCACCGTCCAGCCACCTACCTTGCCCAGGAAGCCCACAGAGCAGCATGGCAGGAGCAGCAGCCCAGGAGCAGGAACGGGCTGTGCCCgaggctgagccatccctcagcTCACCTTCGTCCTTTTCTTCTGACATGACGGTGTGACACAGGGAAAGGAGACGGAAGAACTCATGCGTCTGTGGGTCCCCCATCTTGACAGCCTCCAAGAGGCTTGGGTCCCAAAACAAGAATGTTTTGTCAGCCAGAGGATTAAAGGAGAAGTCAACAGGCGCTGGTCTCTGGAACAGGCAGGAAGCCTCGTGAGCTGCCAGGAGACCCCCGGGAAGTCACTGTCCTACCTACCCACCTCTTGGCCAAAGAGCCAAGATCCCAGCTGCCTTGAGCCTCCAAAGTCTAGCTggcctttacttttatttttcccttttctttgaaatagggtctcattatggAGCCTGggatggcctggaattctctatataagccaggctggcttcaaacttgtggtcctcctatctcagcctcgcgagtgctgagattatgggtgtGCACCATGGCTCATCTAGCAATTCCCATCTGCTTCCAGTTTTCCTCTAAACATCAGCTTCCCCAGTGCCTTCCATTTCCTGTCCAGATAGCACACTGCTCCCATCTATGCCCGTTATTGCTAGCCAGATGCCCAGACTGTATCTAACTCGCTGAAAGAATATTCAGAGACTGGATTTTACCTCTCCCAGTTCAGCTTTGTGTCCCAAGACATCAAACACGTCACCTGCACACgcccaaaagaaggaaaagcacatCAGCACTGGACGGCTCCAGAGCAGCACAGGAAAGCCTCGAGTGCAGACCCCATGGTCTGGAGGACCCTCAGGCCTACTCATCCTGTAGATGCCACCGCCCGCATCCTGCAAGTACCCTGATCCCAGAATCCAGAAACCTGGCCACAAGGGTCGTAGGGCCCCCTGCTCACTATGCTCATCCCAGCCACCTCCCAGTAGCTCTCCCTACAAAGGCAGCTCCAACTCTCAACTCTCTACCTGACCCTACAACACTCCAAGTCTGTTAAGGTGCCTGGCACCTTCCAAGCCCAGAAAGCAGATAAAGCCTTATACCCTGGCAACAAGGCCTAGGTTAATACAAAAACCAGCTACTGCAGGGTCTCACACCTGCAAACACCCTGCCCCCCACCATCCCAGCAGCTCAGCCTCAAGGCCACTATGACAGGCCCATACCAGGAGGACTGCAGTTCCAGTCCAGAGATTCACAAGGGCCCCTTGCAGCAACAAGGGAGTTTGTATTCCTTTGGGCAGCCAAGGTAGGTCCACCCTGGCCAGGATGCCCAGAGGCCAATGTCTTGGGGCTCATTTCAAATAACCAAGGCGTTCCCCTGGTGCAAGCCCCAACATTAGTGCAAGGGCTCAAGGGAGGGTAAGAAAGGGATTCTCAGTGCAATCCTGGCACAGGGCACAGGTACACCCTTTCAAGGTCCCTCGTTCCCAAACACCAAAGACGTCAAACCCAGTGTTCGGAGTGATGGCGCCACTTTACCATAGCTGTGGCCATTGATGGAGCACTTGTTGAACACCATGATGTTCTGGGTGAGGGTGCCCGTCTTATCAGAGAAGATGTACTCCACCTGGCCCAGCTCTTCATTCAGAGTGGTGGTACGGGCCTCTGCAGGCGTCCGCTTCTTCATGCAGAACATCTTCTTGTCCCAGTTGATGAAGTAGCTGTGGCCCAAACGAATGACTTCCACACTGCATAGGGGACAGGAGGTGAGgcctgggaagcaggaagggaaggaaatatCCCACTCACTGGGCCTTAGCTGTAGGTGCTGgcctgggaggaaaaggaatgaagaagaCACCCGGGCAGGGAACCTGgatgggaggggcagggaagCCTGCAGGTGGAACTGACCATGGACCACAGACAAAGGAAATTTCCAACCCGACCCTCCTGATGCTCTCCACACAGAAAGGGGCACAGGCTCTGGGCAGGCAGGACAGACGGcacaggcagagaaggaagagggaccGGACACAGGGCACTTGGCCAGTTCTTACCTCAGAACTAAACACAGAAACCatgcagagaaaaataagagaaagtacaagagggaagggaaagagaagagagagagcgtGAGGGTGCTGTGCACGCACAGGGCCAGAGGCTCCCAGTCCCGTCATCCCTCACTGCCCAGCACAGGCAGGGCTCCACTGTCGTGCTGCAGAGCAGAGGCTGGAAATGTGGGCAGTGACTGCACGTCACAAACGCGAGGGACTTTCAGCTAATCGTTACTTTTATGATCCGGGCTGTTCACATTCCCAGAAAAGAGCCCTGTGTTTGGTCCCAGGTGGCCAAGCAGTGGGCCACACATCTGGAACCTTCCTTCAACGTGACTGAGGCTCCTATCAAGATCCTGCTACTGGGCAGAAAAGTGAGATAAGTAGGAATGTGGTCAAGGCTGTCCCAGGCAGCTAGCCAACCTTACTTCCACCTCCCCCAAACCTGAATGCTGACAACTCAGGAAAAAACTTCCTCAGGCAGCTACCAAAAACAGGTTCAGCACAGCATAAAGTGGGAAAACAAAATGAGGGCCTAAGCAAAACATCTAAATACCAGCAAAGAAGCAAAGTGATCAAGACTGCGTTAGGGAAATAACCAATACTTGCAAAGGGATTTGGTGCTGttgtggttggttttgttttttatatcttttgGGGGGAGTGCAATGGAGTGGGGGCGGGATCTCGTTCTGAAGCCAAGGCTGACTGACCACAAACTTGtggtggtcctcctgcttcagctttcccaTGTGCTGTGAATCAGGCATGAGGCGCCAGGCTAGACTGACATAGTAACCTAACCTTTTATATCTATTTTCCAATCCAGTGTCTTCTACCAAAACACCCTTATGAAGAAAGAGACACAGGCATCACGtgggaaaggaaaacagacagcATGTGAGGCCCTAGGTGACTGGGCAAGCCTGAGGTCCCGTGGCTAAGTAGGCAGCGGTCAACCCAGACTCTCGGATGCCCTGCATCTTCTCACAGTTGGCATCACTAGGATTTGGGCTGGGGAGCAGAGCCGAGCAGTCTGGGCATTTTTGTTAAGTGAAATGAAAGCTAGGAAGAATTCTGAGCAACTGGATAAATACCTCCTTAAAAACGCATAGGCCAAGCCTGGTGTGGCATACAGACCTGCgcccccagcactagagaggctgaggcagaagaactgcCAGCTCTAAACCTGCGTGGGATACATAGTAATTGATTTGAATACAAAAGATCACAGGCTCCCTTATCACAAATGCAAAGCACTCCTCCTCCGCCACcgccctctccttcctctgtcctcacTGGCCTCTGCCTAACATTTAGGCCTCTGCCTAAACCCATTTTGGAAACATGGGTTTCCAAAACCCATTCCTAAAGGTCCCCAGACAAAGGTTGAAGACCCTTACCAATCAATCCAGTTGAAACTTGTTTCCAGACCCCTCCCCTACAGCTCCTAACTGCTCCTAACATCCCAGCTTCTCGGATATATACCCTTGTTTCCAGACCTCTTCCCTACAGCTCCTAACACCCCAGCTTCTCATCTGTACACCCTCGTTTCCAgcctcttccctcctgctccccagcctccacccacccatccccccCACAGTCATCTCCGTGTCTGAGATGTATGCCTGACTGCTCAGAGCTATGTCTCCCTGCCCTCAAGAACTGGTGCCTGCAGCTACCTCAGGTTCTAGTCCCGGGTGAGCCAATCTGCTACTCTGAGGGCAGAGAAGACCCACACAGCTTAGCAGCCCCAGTGACCCACAGAGGACGCATAGGCGAACAGCTTCTATTCTGTGACATGTTTAGGGCTTTCCTCCTCTATCATATTTAAGTATACAAGGGAAGGAAATCAATTTTTTGTTcatctttgtgtttatttccCAGAATAGGCATGCAATAGCACGTGGTGCTAGATGAATCAATATAGTTTCTACCCCACTATAATCCAGAGCCAGGAAActttgagaaaaaataaacaggtaaCATTAAATGGCCATAGTATAGAAAGGACTCCATATTCCTTGTCAAGGATTTCATCTTCATGGAGAAGTTGACAAGGAAGCCCCTGAGCTCCTAGAGAGAGCCACGGGCAGAGAACACACACCCGACATAGAGTGAGACAGGAGAGCCACGGGCAGAGAACACACACCTGACATACAGAGAGACGGAGAGCNNNNNNNNNNNNNNNNNNNNNNNNNNNNNNNNNNNNNNNNNNNNNNNNNNNNNNNNNNNNNNNNNNNNNNNNNNNNNNNNNNNNNNNNNNNNNNNNNNNNNNNNNNNNNNNNNNNNNNNNNNNNNNNNNNNNNNNNNNNNNNNNNNNNNNNNNNNNNNNNNNNNNNNNNNNNNNNNNNNNNNNNNNNNNNNNNNNNNNNNNNNNNNNNNNNNNNNNNNNNNNNNNNNNNNNNNNNNNNNNNNNNNNNNNNNNNNNNNNNNNNNNNNNNNNNNNNNNNNNNNNNNNNNNNNNNNNNNNNNNNNNNNNNNNNNNNNNNNNNNNNNNNNNNNNNNNNNNNNNNNNNNNNNNNNNNNNNNNNNNNNNNNNNNNNNNNNNNNNNNNNNNNNNNNNNNNNNNNNNNNNNNNNNNNNNNNNNNNNNNNNNNNNNNNNNNNNNNNNNNNNNNNNNNNNNNNNNNNNNNNNNNNNNNNNNNNNNNNNNNNNNNNNNNNNNNNNNNNNNNNNNNNNNNNNNNNNNNNNNNNNNNNNNNNNNNNNNNNNNNNNNNNNNNNNNNNNNNNNNNNNNNNNNNNNNNNNNNNNNNNNNNNNNNNNNNNNNNNNNNNNNNNNNNNNNNNNNNNNNNNNNNNNNNNNNNNNNNNNNNNNNNNNNNNNNNNNNNNNNNNNNNNNNNNNNNNNNNNNNNNNNNNNNNNNNNNNNNNNNNNNNNNNNNNNGACATACAGAGAGACGGAGAGCCACGGGCAGAGAACACACACCTGACATAGAGTGAGATGGGCACAACGGTGTTGAGGATGATGATGTAGGACcagaaggagaggaagccagagaagaagGCACTGTCCACCGCCTCATCCCAGGGCAGGTAGACCTGGAAATGTGTCCCAACTTCGTGCTCCCAGATGGCATTGCCGATGGCCAGGATCACTCCCATGCAGACTAGGAACCCAAAAATCTGAGAAGGAATTAAAAGCACAGTTAAGTCCAGGACT includes the following:
- the Atp8b2 gene encoding phospholipid-transporting ATPase ID isoform X1 translates to MTVPKEMPEKWARTGAPPSWSQKKSSWGTEEERRARANDREYNEKFQYASNCIKTSKYNILTFLPVNLFEQFQEVANTYFLFLLILQLIPQISSLSWFTTIVPLVLVLTITAVKDATDDYFRHKSDNQVNNRHSQVLINGVLQREQWMNVCVGDIIKLENNQFVAADLLLLSSSEPHGLCYIETAELDGETNMKVRQAIPITSELGDISKLAKFDGEVICEPPNNKLDKFSGTLYWKENKFPLSNQNMLLRGCVLRNTEWCFGLVIFAGPDTKLMQNSGRTKFKRTSIDRLMNTLVLWIFGFLVCMGVILAIGNAIWEHEVGTHFQVYLPWDEAVDSAFFSGFLSFWSYIIILNTVVPISLYVSVEVIRLGHSYFINWDKKMFCMKKRTPAEARTTTLNEELGQVEYIFSDKTGTLTQNIMVFNKCSINGHSYGDVFDVLGHKAELGERPAPVDFSFNPLADKTFLFWDPSLLEAVKMGDPQTHEFFRLLSLCHTVMSEEKDEGELYYKAQSPDEGALVTAARNFGFVFRSRTPKTITVHELGTAITYQLLAILDFNNIRKRMSVIVRNPEGKIRLYCKGADTILLDRLRPCSQELLSSTTDHLNEYAGDGLRTLLLAYKDLDEKYYEGWARRRLQASLAHDSREDRLASVYEEVESDLMLLGATAIEDKLQQGVPETIALLTLANIKIWVLTGDKQETAVNIGYSCKMLTDDMTEVFIVTGHTVLEVREELRKAREKMVDSSHTVGNGYTYQGKLSSSKLTSVLEAVAGEYALVINGHSLAHALEADMELEFLETACACKAVICCRVTPLQKAQVVELVKKYKKAVTLAIGDGANDVSMIKTAHIGVGISGQEGIQAVLASDYSFSQFKFLQRLLLVHGRWSYLRMCKFLCYFFYKNFAFTMVHFWFGFFCGFSAQTVYDQYFITLYNIVYTSLPVLAMGVFDQDVPEQRSMEYPKLYEPGQLNLLFNKREFFICIAQGIYTSVLMFFIPYGVFAEATRDDGTQLADYQSFAVTVATSLVIVVSVQIGLDTGYWTAINHFFIWGSLAVYFAILFAMHSDGLFDMFPNQFRFVGNAQNTLAQPTVWLTIVLTTAVCIMPVVAFRFLRLSLKPDLSDTVRYTQLVRKKQKAQHRCMRRVGRTGSRRSGYAFSHQEGFGELIMSGKNMRLSSLALSSFSTRSSSSWIESLRRKKSDGANSPSGGVEKPLKG
- the Atp8b2 gene encoding phospholipid-transporting ATPase ID isoform X2, whose amino-acid sequence is MASWIRVSHGIAGTLLGEMALCAKKRPPEEERRARANDREYNEKFQYASNCIKTSKYNILTFLPVNLFEQFQEVANTYFLFLLILQLIPQISSLSWFTTIVPLVLVLTITAVKDATDDYFRHKSDNQVNNRHSQVLINGVLQREQWMNVCVGDIIKLENNQFVAADLLLLSSSEPHGLCYIETAELDGETNMKVRQAIPITSELGDISKLAKFDGEVICEPPNNKLDKFSGTLYWKENKFPLSNQNMLLRGCVLRNTEWCFGLVIFAGPDTKLMQNSGRTKFKRTSIDRLMNTLVLWIFGFLVCMGVILAIGNAIWEHEVGTHFQVYLPWDEAVDSAFFSGFLSFWSYIIILNTVVPISLYVSVEVIRLGHSYFINWDKKMFCMKKRTPAEARTTTLNEELGQVEYIFSDKTGTLTQNIMVFNKCSINGHSYGDVFDVLGHKAELGERPAPVDFSFNPLADKTFLFWDPSLLEAVKMGDPQTHEFFRLLSLCHTVMSEEKDEGELYYKAQSPDEGALVTAARNFGFVFRSRTPKTITVHELGTAITYQLLAILDFNNIRKRMSVIVRNPEGKIRLYCKGADTILLDRLRPCSQELLSSTTDHLNEYAGDGLRTLLLAYKDLDEKYYEGWARRRLQASLAHDSREDRLASVYEEVESDLMLLGATAIEDKLQQGVPETIALLTLANIKIWVLTGDKQETAVNIGYSCKMLTDDMTEVFIVTGHTVLEVREELRKAREKMVDSSHTVGNGYTYQGKLSSSKLTSVLEAVAGEYALVINGHSLAHALEADMELEFLETACACKAVICCRVTPLQKAQVVELVKKYKKAVTLAIGDGANDVSMIKTAHIGVGISGQEGIQAVLASDYSFSQFKFLQRLLLVHGRWSYLRMCKFLCYFFYKNFAFTMVHFWFGFFCGFSAQTVYDQYFITLYNIVYTSLPVLAMGVFDQDVPEQRSMEYPKLYEPGQLNLLFNKREFFICIAQGIYTSVLMFFIPYGVFAEATRDDGTQLADYQSFAVTVATSLVIVVSVQIGLDTGYWTAINHFFIWGSLAVYFAILFAMHSDGLFDMFPNQFRFVGNAQNTLAQPTVWLTIVLTTAVCIMPVVAFRFLRLSLKPDLSDTVRYTQLVRKKQKAQHRCMRRVGRTGSRRSGYAFSHQEGFGELIMSGKNMRLSSLALSSFSTRSSSSWIESLRRKKSDGANSPSGGVEKPLKG